A single window of Drosophila suzukii chromosome 3, CBGP_Dsuzu_IsoJpt1.0, whole genome shotgun sequence DNA harbors:
- the mor gene encoding SWI/SNF complex subunit SMARCC2 isoform X2 yields MNSLGPKKDGSPNIDFFQSPETLQGFESIRQWLQKNCKKYLAHSSEPITKESLAQLLIHFLQYVEAKLGKNSAEPPATRIPMRCFLDFKSGGGLCIIFSTMFRFRAEQRGKKFDFSIGKNPTRKDPNIQLLIEIEQALVEADLYRIPYIYIRPEIEKGFEGKLREILDNRRVEIVSDEEDATHIVYPVVDPHPDEYARPIFKRGGHVMLHWYYFPESYDSWAVNNFDLPDHIPENPESPAERWRVSASWIVDLEQYNEWMAEEDYEVDEQGKKKTHKQRMSIDDIMSFGDEKKKPATSSGGGKQKRRRSPSPTTSASTSKPGKRKRSPAVVHKKSRNDDDDEDLTRDLDDPPAEPNIQEVHKANAALQSTASPAPGGKSRGDNDMMPIKGGTMTDLDDEMTGGSAAQAMSTGDGDNSQTGKTSDNSNTQEFSSSAKEDMEDNVTEQTHHIIVPSYSAWFDYNSIHVIEKRAMPEFFNSKNKSKTPEIYMAYRNFMIDTYRLNPTEYLTSTACRRNLAGDVCAIMRVHAFLEQWGLINYQIDADLRPTPMGPPPTSHFHILSDTPSGLQSINPQKTQQPSAAKTLLDLDKKPLGKDGSLELGDKGGLAGIKTEALENGGAAGGLSSGVSQFGLKLDQYAKKPAAMRNRTAASMAREWTDQETLLLLEGLEMHKDDWNKVCEHVGSRTQDECILHFLRLPIEDPYLEDDGGFLGPLGCQPIPFSKSGNPIMSTVAFLASVVDPRVAAAAAKAAMEEFAAIKDEVPATIMDNHMKNVEKASAGGKFNPNFGLANSGIAGTGNDKEDEEGKEGGASASAGGSDEEMKDLSKKDESSASASGGDVDIKTEDSSGDGETKDGTEAKEGSVSAAIGPGAVAKDGTFSENNMQTAAAAALASAAVKAKHLAALEERKIKSLVALLVETQMKKLEIKLRHFEELEATMEREREGLEYQRQQLITERQQFHLEQLKAAEFRARQQAHHRLQQELQGQAAAGSMILQQQQQQLPQPQQQQPQQQQQTLPPHPHLPQQQQLPPHPHQLPPQSQPLVGPTAQHQPLPPHLVGSVAPPPNGAPFAAPPTAIVSNPSDQAGPPPAGAAPSQAPTPMDTTPPSSVPVADGPAPGASLVPTGSIPPASTAPVAGVAPPPS; encoded by the exons ATGAACTCCTTAGGTCCTAAGAAGGACGGAAGTCCGAATATAGACTTTTTCCAGTCCCCGGAGACGCTGCAGGGCTTCGAATCGATCCGACAGTGGCTGCAGAAGAACTGCAAGAAG TACTTGGCCCACAGCTCGGAGCCCATTACGAAGGAGTCGCTGGCCCAACTGCTCATCCATTTCCTGCAATATGTGGAGGCGAAGCTGGGCAAGAATTCAGCGGAGCCGCCGGCGACCAGAATTCCG ATGCGCTGCTTCCTCGACTTCAAAAGCGGCGGTGGCCTGTGCATCATCTTCTCGACCATGTTCCGCTTCCGCGCCGAGCAGCGCGGCAAAAAGTTCGACTTCTCCATTGGCAAGAACCCCACGAGGAAGGATCCCAACATCCAGCTGCTGATAGAGATCGAACAGGCGCTGGTGGAGGCTGATTTGTACCGCATACCGTACATCTACATCCGACCGGAGATCGAGAAGGGCTTCGAGGGCAAACTGCGCGAGATCCTCGACAACCGGCGGGTGGAGATCGTCTCGGACGAGGAGGATGCCACCCACATTGTCTATCCCGTTGTGGACCCCCATCCCGACGAGTATGCACGTCCAATTTTCAAGCGTGGCGGCCATGTGATGCTGCACTGGTACTACTTCCCCGAGTCTTACGATTCCTGGGCTGTGAACAACTTTGATTTGCCGGATCACATTCCGGAGAATCCCGAGTCGCCGGCGGAGCGCTGGCGTGTGTCCGCCTCCTGGATAGTGGACCTGGAGCAGTACAACGAGTGGATGGCTGAGGAGGACTACGAGGTGGACGAACAGGGCAAGAAGAAAACCCACAAGCAGCGTATGTCCATCGACGACATCATGTCGTTTGGCGACGAGAAGAAGAAGCCTGCTACCAGCTCCGGCGGCGGCAAGCAGAAGAGGAGGCGTTCGCCATCGCCAACCACCTCGGCGTCCACCTCAAAGCCGGGCAAGCGCAAGCGATCCCCAGCAGTGGTGCACAAGAAGTCTCGAAACGACGATGACGATGAGGATCTTACCCGCGATCTGGATGATCCACCAGCCGAGCCAAATATTCAGGAGGTGCATAAGGCTAACGCCGCCCTGCAATCCACTGCCAGTCCAGCTCCAGGCGGAAAATCCCGGGGCGACAATGACATGATGCCTATTAAGG GTGGCACAATGACCGATCTTGATGATGAGATGACTGGCGGAAGTGCTGCTCAAGCCATGTCCACTGGAGATGGAGACAACTCTCAGACAGGCAAGACCAGCGATAACAGCAACACGCAGGAATTCTCTTCGTCGGCTAAAGAGGACATGGAGGACAATGTAACCGAGCAGACGCACCACATTATCGTGCCCTCGTACTCGGCCTGGTTCGATTACAACTCCATTCATGTGATTGAGAAACGGGCCATGCCGGAGTTCTTCAACAGCAAGAACAAGTCCAAGACGCCGGAAATCTACATGGCTTACAGAAACTTTATGATAGACACCTACAG GTTGAATCCAACGGAGTACTTAACCAGCACTGCCTGCAGGCGGAATCTGGCCGGAGATGTGTGCGCCATCATGCGGGTACATGCCTTCTTGGAGCAGTGGGGTCTGATCAACTACCAGATCGATGCGGATTTGCGCCCAACCCCCATGGGTCCGCCTCCGACGTCGCACTTCCACATTCTTTCGGATACGCCGTCGGGGCTGCAGTCCATTAATCCGCAAAAGACGCAGCAGCCGTCGGCGGCCAAGACGCTGTTGGATCTGGATAAGAAGCCGTTGGGCAAGGACGGTAGCTTAGAGCTGGGCGACAAGGGTGGTCTGGCTGGCATCAAAACAGAGGCTCTGGAGAACGGCGGCGCTGCCGGAGGATTAAGTTCAGGGGTAAGCCAGTTTGGACTCAAGCTGGATCAGTACGCCAAGAAGCCGGCAGCTATGAGGAACCGCACGGCGGCCAGCATGGCTCGGGAGTGGACCGATCAGGAAACCCTGCTGCTGCTCGAAGGCCTGGAGATGCACAAGGACGACTGGAACAAGGTGTGCGAGCACGTGGGCTCTCGCACCCAGGACGAGTGCATCCTGCATTTCCTGCGGCTTCCCATCGAGGACCCGTATCTGGAGGATGATGGTGGCTTCCTAGGCCCCTTGGGCTGCCAACCCATTCCGTTCAGCAAGAGCGGCAATCCCATCATGTCCACCGTGGCATTTCTGGCTTCTGTGGTCGATCCTCgtgtggctgctgctgcagcgAAGGCTGCCATGGAGGAATTCGCAGCCATTAAG gaTGAGGTGCCTGCTACGATAATGGACAATCACATGAAGAACGTGGAGAAGGCCTCCGCAGGTGGCAAATTCAATCCCAACTTTGGCCTGGCCAACAGTGGAATCGCCGGAACCGGCAACGACAAAGAGGATGAGGAGGGCAAGGAGGGAGGAGCGTCTGCATCCGCTGGCGGCTCTGATGAGGAAATGAAGGATCTAAGCAAAAAAGACG AATCATCAGCGAGCGCCAGTGGAGGCGATGTTGACATCAAGACGGAGGACAGCAGTGGTGATGGCGAGACCAAGGACGGCACCGAGGCCAAGGAGGGATCGGTATCCGCGGCAATTGGACCGGGAGCGGTGGCGAAGGATGGAACCTTCAGCGAGAACAACATGCAgacggcggcggcggcagctCTGGCATCGGCAGCCGTTAAGGCCAAGCATTTGGCCGCACTGGAGGAGCGCAAGATCAAGTCCCTGGTGGCGCTGCTCGTTGAGACGCAGATGAAGAAGCTAGAGATTAAGTTGCGTCACTTCGAGGAACTGGAGGCCACCATGGAGCGAGAGCGCGAGGGGTTGGAGTACCAACGTCAGCAGCTGATCACAGAGCGCCAGCAGTTCCACCTGGAGCAGCTGAAGGCGGCCGAGTTCCGGGCGCGCCAGCAAGCGCATCACCGTCTCCAGCAGGAGCTTCAAGGTCAGGCGGCAGCAGGATCCATGATcctgcagcaacaacaacaacagcttccacagccacaacaacagcagccgcagcagcaacagcaaacaCTGCCTCCACATCCGCACctaccgcagcagcagcaactgcctCCACATCCGCACCAGTTGCCACCCCAATCCCAACCTCTGGTGGGTCCCACCGCCCAACACCAGCCGCTGCCACCGCACTTGGTCGGATCCGTTGCTCCGCCGCCCAACGGAGCTCCCTTTGCCGCCCCACCAACGGCCATTGTCAGCAACCCGAGCGACCAAGCTGGACCACCACCAGCGGGAGCAGCGCCATCTCAAGCCCCCACGCCCATGG ATACCACACCTCCGAGCAGCGTTCCAGTGGCTGATGGCCCCGCACCGGGAGCATCGTTGGTTCCAACCGGCAGCATTCCTCCAGCGAGCACTGCCCCCGTCGCCGGCGTAGCTCCTCCTCCTTCTTAA
- the mor gene encoding SWI/SNF complex subunit SMARCC1 isoform X1: protein MNSLGPKKDGSPNIDFFQSPETLQGFESIRQWLQKNCKKYLAHSSEPITKESLAQLLIHFLQYVEAKLGKNSAEPPATRIPMRCFLDFKSGGGLCIIFSTMFRFRAEQRGKKFDFSIGKNPTRKDPNIQLLIEIEQALVEADLYRIPYIYIRPEIEKGFEGKLREILDNRRVEIVSDEEDATHIVYPVVDPHPDEYARPIFKRGGHVMLHWYYFPESYDSWAVNNFDLPDHIPENPESPAERWRVSASWIVDLEQYNEWMAEEDYEVDEQGKKKTHKQRMSIDDIMSFGDEKKKPATSSGGGKQKRRRSPSPTTSASTSKPGKRKRSPAVVHKKSRNDDDDEDLTRDLDDPPAEPNIQEVHKANAALQSTASPAPGGKSRGDNDMMPIKGGTMTDLDDEMTGGSAAQAMSTGDGDNSQTGKTSDNSNTQEFSSSAKEDMEDNVTEQTHHIIVPSYSAWFDYNSIHVIEKRAMPEFFNSKNKSKTPEIYMAYRNFMIDTYRLNPTEYLTSTACRRNLAGDVCAIMRVHAFLEQWGLINYQIDADLRPTPMGPPPTSHFHILSDTPSGLQSINPQKTQQPSAAKTLLDLDKKPLGKDGSLELGDKGGLAGIKTEALENGGAAGGLSSGVSQFGLKLDQYAKKPAAMRNRTAASMAREWTDQETLLLLEGLEMHKDDWNKVCEHVGSRTQDECILHFLRLPIEDPYLEDDGGFLGPLGCQPIPFSKSGNPIMSTVAFLASVVDPRVAAAAAKAAMEEFAAIKDEVPATIMDNHMKNVEKASAGGKFNPNFGLANSGIAGTGNDKEDEEGKEGGASASAGGSDEEMKDLSKKDDDAKSKDKTKSDKTNTNTDSSSTSSSATGNTNNTDKKPKESSGSSPSGDKSATKSDKSNKSSPTESSASASGGDVDIKTEDSSGDGETKDGTEAKEGSVSAAIGPGAVAKDGTFSENNMQTAAAAALASAAVKAKHLAALEERKIKSLVALLVETQMKKLEIKLRHFEELEATMEREREGLEYQRQQLITERQQFHLEQLKAAEFRARQQAHHRLQQELQGQAAAGSMILQQQQQQLPQPQQQQPQQQQQTLPPHPHLPQQQQLPPHPHQLPPQSQPLVGPTAQHQPLPPHLVGSVAPPPNGAPFAAPPTAIVSNPSDQAGPPPAGAAPSQAPTPMDTTPPSSVPVADGPAPGASLVPTGSIPPASTAPVAGVAPPPS from the exons ATGAACTCCTTAGGTCCTAAGAAGGACGGAAGTCCGAATATAGACTTTTTCCAGTCCCCGGAGACGCTGCAGGGCTTCGAATCGATCCGACAGTGGCTGCAGAAGAACTGCAAGAAG TACTTGGCCCACAGCTCGGAGCCCATTACGAAGGAGTCGCTGGCCCAACTGCTCATCCATTTCCTGCAATATGTGGAGGCGAAGCTGGGCAAGAATTCAGCGGAGCCGCCGGCGACCAGAATTCCG ATGCGCTGCTTCCTCGACTTCAAAAGCGGCGGTGGCCTGTGCATCATCTTCTCGACCATGTTCCGCTTCCGCGCCGAGCAGCGCGGCAAAAAGTTCGACTTCTCCATTGGCAAGAACCCCACGAGGAAGGATCCCAACATCCAGCTGCTGATAGAGATCGAACAGGCGCTGGTGGAGGCTGATTTGTACCGCATACCGTACATCTACATCCGACCGGAGATCGAGAAGGGCTTCGAGGGCAAACTGCGCGAGATCCTCGACAACCGGCGGGTGGAGATCGTCTCGGACGAGGAGGATGCCACCCACATTGTCTATCCCGTTGTGGACCCCCATCCCGACGAGTATGCACGTCCAATTTTCAAGCGTGGCGGCCATGTGATGCTGCACTGGTACTACTTCCCCGAGTCTTACGATTCCTGGGCTGTGAACAACTTTGATTTGCCGGATCACATTCCGGAGAATCCCGAGTCGCCGGCGGAGCGCTGGCGTGTGTCCGCCTCCTGGATAGTGGACCTGGAGCAGTACAACGAGTGGATGGCTGAGGAGGACTACGAGGTGGACGAACAGGGCAAGAAGAAAACCCACAAGCAGCGTATGTCCATCGACGACATCATGTCGTTTGGCGACGAGAAGAAGAAGCCTGCTACCAGCTCCGGCGGCGGCAAGCAGAAGAGGAGGCGTTCGCCATCGCCAACCACCTCGGCGTCCACCTCAAAGCCGGGCAAGCGCAAGCGATCCCCAGCAGTGGTGCACAAGAAGTCTCGAAACGACGATGACGATGAGGATCTTACCCGCGATCTGGATGATCCACCAGCCGAGCCAAATATTCAGGAGGTGCATAAGGCTAACGCCGCCCTGCAATCCACTGCCAGTCCAGCTCCAGGCGGAAAATCCCGGGGCGACAATGACATGATGCCTATTAAGG GTGGCACAATGACCGATCTTGATGATGAGATGACTGGCGGAAGTGCTGCTCAAGCCATGTCCACTGGAGATGGAGACAACTCTCAGACAGGCAAGACCAGCGATAACAGCAACACGCAGGAATTCTCTTCGTCGGCTAAAGAGGACATGGAGGACAATGTAACCGAGCAGACGCACCACATTATCGTGCCCTCGTACTCGGCCTGGTTCGATTACAACTCCATTCATGTGATTGAGAAACGGGCCATGCCGGAGTTCTTCAACAGCAAGAACAAGTCCAAGACGCCGGAAATCTACATGGCTTACAGAAACTTTATGATAGACACCTACAG GTTGAATCCAACGGAGTACTTAACCAGCACTGCCTGCAGGCGGAATCTGGCCGGAGATGTGTGCGCCATCATGCGGGTACATGCCTTCTTGGAGCAGTGGGGTCTGATCAACTACCAGATCGATGCGGATTTGCGCCCAACCCCCATGGGTCCGCCTCCGACGTCGCACTTCCACATTCTTTCGGATACGCCGTCGGGGCTGCAGTCCATTAATCCGCAAAAGACGCAGCAGCCGTCGGCGGCCAAGACGCTGTTGGATCTGGATAAGAAGCCGTTGGGCAAGGACGGTAGCTTAGAGCTGGGCGACAAGGGTGGTCTGGCTGGCATCAAAACAGAGGCTCTGGAGAACGGCGGCGCTGCCGGAGGATTAAGTTCAGGGGTAAGCCAGTTTGGACTCAAGCTGGATCAGTACGCCAAGAAGCCGGCAGCTATGAGGAACCGCACGGCGGCCAGCATGGCTCGGGAGTGGACCGATCAGGAAACCCTGCTGCTGCTCGAAGGCCTGGAGATGCACAAGGACGACTGGAACAAGGTGTGCGAGCACGTGGGCTCTCGCACCCAGGACGAGTGCATCCTGCATTTCCTGCGGCTTCCCATCGAGGACCCGTATCTGGAGGATGATGGTGGCTTCCTAGGCCCCTTGGGCTGCCAACCCATTCCGTTCAGCAAGAGCGGCAATCCCATCATGTCCACCGTGGCATTTCTGGCTTCTGTGGTCGATCCTCgtgtggctgctgctgcagcgAAGGCTGCCATGGAGGAATTCGCAGCCATTAAG gaTGAGGTGCCTGCTACGATAATGGACAATCACATGAAGAACGTGGAGAAGGCCTCCGCAGGTGGCAAATTCAATCCCAACTTTGGCCTGGCCAACAGTGGAATCGCCGGAACCGGCAACGACAAAGAGGATGAGGAGGGCAAGGAGGGAGGAGCGTCTGCATCCGCTGGCGGCTCTGATGAGGAAATGAAGGATCTAAGCAAAAAAGACG ACGATGCCAAGTCCAAAGACAAAACAAAATCGGATAAGACCAACACGAACACAGACTCGAGTTCCACATCATCATCAGCGACAGGCAACACCAACAACACCGACAAGAAACCAAAGGAGTCGTCCGGCTCCTCGCCCTCGGGCGACAAGTCAGCCACCAAGTCAGACAAATCAAACAAATCCTCACCCACAGAATCATCAGCGAGCGCCAGTGGAGGCGATGTTGACATCAAGACGGAGGACAGCAGTGGTGATGGCGAGACCAAGGACGGCACCGAGGCCAAGGAGGGATCGGTATCCGCGGCAATTGGACCGGGAGCGGTGGCGAAGGATGGAACCTTCAGCGAGAACAACATGCAgacggcggcggcggcagctCTGGCATCGGCAGCCGTTAAGGCCAAGCATTTGGCCGCACTGGAGGAGCGCAAGATCAAGTCCCTGGTGGCGCTGCTCGTTGAGACGCAGATGAAGAAGCTAGAGATTAAGTTGCGTCACTTCGAGGAACTGGAGGCCACCATGGAGCGAGAGCGCGAGGGGTTGGAGTACCAACGTCAGCAGCTGATCACAGAGCGCCAGCAGTTCCACCTGGAGCAGCTGAAGGCGGCCGAGTTCCGGGCGCGCCAGCAAGCGCATCACCGTCTCCAGCAGGAGCTTCAAGGTCAGGCGGCAGCAGGATCCATGATcctgcagcaacaacaacaacagcttccacagccacaacaacagcagccgcagcagcaacagcaaacaCTGCCTCCACATCCGCACctaccgcagcagcagcaactgcctCCACATCCGCACCAGTTGCCACCCCAATCCCAACCTCTGGTGGGTCCCACCGCCCAACACCAGCCGCTGCCACCGCACTTGGTCGGATCCGTTGCTCCGCCGCCCAACGGAGCTCCCTTTGCCGCCCCACCAACGGCCATTGTCAGCAACCCGAGCGACCAAGCTGGACCACCACCAGCGGGAGCAGCGCCATCTCAAGCCCCCACGCCCATGG ATACCACACCTCCGAGCAGCGTTCCAGTGGCTGATGGCCCCGCACCGGGAGCATCGTTGGTTCCAACCGGCAGCATTCCTCCAGCGAGCACTGCCCCCGTCGCCGGCGTAGCTCCTCCTCCTTCTTAA